A single window of Micrococcaceae bacterium Sec5.1 DNA harbors:
- a CDS encoding TadE/TadG family type IV pilus assembly protein, producing MIGALLTLLFMSIVQLTLVLHVRNTLVDAAASGARYGTLADRTVMDAEARTSELIETALNGDFAADVTTAERTLDGIRALEVTVRAPMPVVGLIGPGGLMEVTGHAALPK from the coding sequence ATGATTGGTGCCCTCCTGACGTTGCTGTTCATGTCAATCGTCCAGCTCACGCTTGTCCTTCATGTCCGAAACACACTTGTTGATGCCGCCGCGTCCGGAGCGCGATATGGAACCCTTGCCGATCGAACGGTTATGGATGCGGAGGCCAGGACGTCCGAGCTGATCGAAACGGCGCTCAATGGAGATTTCGCGGCAGATGTGACCACCGCTGAAAGGACTCTGGATGGAATTCGGGCGTTGGAAGTGACCGTGAGGGCGCCTATGCCAGTTGTGGGGCTTATCGGCCCCGGTGGACTCATGGAGGTTACCGGACATGCTGCCCTTCCAAAGTAA
- a CDS encoding type II secretion system F family protein, producing MSTSTATATLLGLFLGGGTWLILVRLPFMRGRTFAERIDPQLKSQNLESRLLRAPTHNLTPFGPLERILRPVMQDGILYLSRFNSGGPALRKRLARAGSAKSVVDFRAEQLVWAAGGFLLAVIGVGLGAASGRFSPLPSLVAVIGGAFCGYVLRDFLLGQKTKRRESVILAEFPSLAELMALAVAAGESAVGAMDRISRTSNGELAKEFSAVLADTRSGKSLIQALQAFSTRTQLPPLVRFVDGLVVAVERGTPLADVLRAQAADVRDAAKRELMESAGRKEIGMMVPLVFGVLPLTVIFAAFPALAALQLSL from the coding sequence ATGAGCACCTCGACGGCGACCGCCACGCTCCTTGGTTTATTCCTGGGCGGAGGGACATGGTTGATCCTGGTGCGGCTTCCATTCATGCGTGGCCGGACCTTCGCGGAGCGGATTGACCCACAGCTTAAGTCGCAGAATCTCGAGTCGCGCCTCCTCCGGGCGCCTACGCATAATCTCACACCCTTTGGACCACTGGAACGCATTCTCCGCCCCGTTATGCAGGACGGAATTCTCTACTTGTCCCGTTTTAACAGTGGCGGCCCAGCCTTGCGCAAGAGACTCGCTCGAGCCGGCTCCGCGAAAAGCGTGGTGGATTTCCGCGCCGAGCAACTCGTGTGGGCCGCAGGCGGCTTCCTGCTTGCTGTGATCGGCGTGGGGCTGGGTGCCGCCTCCGGACGATTCAGCCCGCTTCCATCACTGGTGGCGGTCATCGGGGGTGCCTTTTGTGGTTACGTGCTCCGCGATTTCCTGCTTGGCCAAAAGACTAAGCGCCGGGAATCGGTGATTCTTGCGGAGTTTCCCAGCCTTGCCGAACTTATGGCGCTTGCCGTCGCCGCCGGAGAGAGCGCCGTGGGTGCGATGGACCGAATCTCACGTACCTCCAATGGCGAGCTCGCCAAGGAATTCAGCGCCGTCCTGGCGGACACGAGATCAGGAAAGTCGCTGATCCAGGCACTCCAAGCTTTCTCTACCCGAACGCAACTGCCGCCCCTGGTCCGATTCGTCGACGGATTAGTGGTGGCTGTGGAGCGGGGCACTCCATTGGCCGATGTACTTCGCGCACAAGCTGCCGACGTCCGCGACGCTGCGAAGCGGGAACTGATGGAATCAGCCGGTCGAAAAGAAATCGGCATGATGGTGCCCCTTGTATTCGGCGTCCTTCCGCTAACGGTCATTTTCGCAGCGTTTCCGGCGCTCGCCGCTTTGCAGTTGAGCCTTTGA
- a CDS encoding type II secretion system F family protein has protein sequence MAPLLGILCGSGALLVWWSTWDHPPDLRVREPRPRPLELLLLTAGIERVTSAGLLLSCAGCGVVAMLLFFVVTASLPVCLCFGVFGAWIPFGLVRRRARKRRATLRQLWPDVVDHLRSAIRAGLALPEALIQLGHNGPDELRSLFLDFGADYRSGGQFDAAVNKLKDRLADPVADRIIEALRMTREVGGSDLGRMLGTLAGFLRESARTRSELEARQSWTVNGARLAVAAPWIVLVVMAGRPEAMLAYNSGIGAAVLLGGLVVSVLCYAVMLRIGALPEDERVLR, from the coding sequence ATGGCCCCGCTATTGGGGATCCTTTGTGGCAGTGGAGCATTACTTGTTTGGTGGTCCACCTGGGACCATCCACCGGACCTCCGGGTCAGGGAACCCCGGCCACGGCCCCTGGAACTTCTCTTGCTCACGGCAGGCATAGAAAGGGTCACCAGTGCGGGCCTCCTTCTCAGTTGCGCTGGATGTGGAGTCGTTGCGATGCTCCTGTTCTTCGTTGTGACCGCGTCATTGCCCGTCTGCCTTTGCTTCGGAGTCTTCGGCGCTTGGATCCCTTTCGGCCTCGTGCGTCGGCGGGCGCGGAAACGGCGTGCCACTCTGCGCCAACTGTGGCCGGATGTTGTTGACCATCTGAGATCCGCCATTCGCGCCGGCCTGGCTTTGCCAGAGGCATTGATCCAACTTGGGCATAACGGGCCGGACGAACTGCGGAGCCTCTTCCTTGATTTTGGTGCCGATTACAGATCGGGCGGTCAGTTCGATGCGGCTGTCAACAAACTGAAGGACCGCTTGGCAGATCCCGTGGCCGACAGGATCATCGAGGCACTCCGCATGACCCGGGAAGTGGGTGGCTCCGACCTCGGGCGCATGTTGGGCACGTTGGCCGGGTTTCTTCGGGAAAGCGCCCGGACGCGCAGCGAACTCGAGGCCAGGCAATCCTGGACCGTAAACGGTGCACGGCTGGCTGTCGCGGCACCCTGGATAGTCCTGGTGGTCATGGCCGGTAGGCCTGAAGCCATGCTTGCCTACAACTCCGGAATTGGTGCCGCGGTGCTCCTCGGCGGACTTGTTGTCTCCGTTTTGTGTTACGCAGTCATGCTGCGGATTGGGGCATTACCCGAGGATGAGCGGGTCCTCCGATGA
- a CDS encoding ATPase, T2SS/T4P/T4SS family has translation MEAVGIVEGEVRELIRRRGLDPLEQTAEVRRLIEDAVNDYDERALLGPLPPLGHLETARRHVFDTVAGFGPLQPFLDDPGIEEIWINAPHEIYVARNGESELTGITLSEQQIRDLVERMLKSSGRRLDLSSPFVDAALPDGSRLHVAIPDVTRKHWAVNIRKFIARANRLEHLVELGSLTPQSARFLGAAVASGLNILVSGATQAGKTTMLNCLAASIGSRERVITVEEIFELQLPLRDVVGLQCRQPNLEGHGEIPLRRLVKEALRMRPDRLVVGEVREAESLDMLIALNSGLPGMCTVHANSAHDAVTKICTLPLLAGANISSAFVLPTVASCIDLVVHCARQANGRRLVTEILSLGRRVENGVIESSVVFRMLEGQLQPKANSIPAVEKFAVAGFDVAALLELN, from the coding sequence ATGGAGGCCGTTGGGATTGTGGAGGGTGAGGTCCGCGAACTTATCAGACGCCGGGGTTTGGACCCTCTTGAACAGACCGCGGAAGTCCGGCGCTTGATTGAGGACGCGGTCAACGACTATGACGAAAGGGCTCTCCTTGGGCCCCTTCCGCCATTGGGACATTTGGAAACCGCCCGGCGCCACGTATTTGACACCGTAGCGGGATTCGGGCCGCTGCAGCCATTCCTGGATGATCCTGGAATTGAGGAAATTTGGATCAACGCGCCGCACGAAATTTATGTCGCGCGTAATGGGGAGTCCGAGCTAACCGGAATTACCCTGAGCGAGCAACAAATCCGCGACCTCGTCGAGCGGATGCTCAAGAGCTCGGGGCGGCGGCTGGACTTGTCGTCACCGTTCGTGGACGCGGCCCTTCCGGACGGGTCACGCTTGCACGTTGCTATTCCAGACGTGACCAGGAAGCACTGGGCTGTCAACATCAGAAAGTTCATCGCCAGGGCTAACCGGCTTGAGCATCTCGTGGAGTTGGGAAGCCTCACACCCCAATCTGCCAGGTTCCTTGGTGCAGCCGTTGCAAGCGGACTCAACATCCTCGTTTCCGGTGCCACCCAGGCAGGGAAGACCACTATGTTGAACTGCCTTGCAGCAAGCATTGGCTCACGTGAGCGCGTAATAACCGTTGAAGAGATCTTTGAATTGCAACTCCCTCTGCGTGACGTCGTGGGTCTCCAATGCAGGCAACCGAACCTGGAAGGTCATGGAGAAATTCCGTTGCGAAGGCTCGTTAAGGAAGCCCTGCGCATGAGACCTGACCGCCTGGTGGTCGGCGAAGTCCGCGAAGCCGAAAGCCTGGACATGCTGATCGCGTTGAATTCCGGGCTTCCTGGCATGTGCACGGTCCATGCAAATTCGGCCCATGACGCCGTCACCAAGATTTGCACCCTGCCTTTGCTGGCGGGGGCGAATATTTCCAGTGCATTCGTCTTGCCCACAGTTGCCTCGTGCATTGACTTAGTGGTGCATTGTGCCCGGCAGGCCAATGGGCGGAGGCTGGTAACCGAAATCCTGTCCTTGGGACGCCGCGTGGAAAACGGGGTCATCGAATCCTCGGTGGTGTTCCGCATGCTTGAGGGGCAGTTGCAGCCCAAAGCCAACTCCATACCGGCGGTCGAAAAGTTTGCCGTGGCTGGTTTTGATGTCGCCGCGCTGCTGGAGCTGAACTGA
- a CDS encoding GH25 family lysozyme, producing the protein MTRTPVKTVRRMPLARTGIALCLVLLAGTFPGIPAWAEDSGPRPAPAPIAEQKSPATTPLLPSTDSGALPAESAPPVTNQQQVPTAVEPSPAVAPQPANGPSMDDPAGLPTAKAMPGNAPDAESMKAAMRAAIPAGGAEMGQRSPRVTAAKQGNGNSGPAGSRTVGQVVPMDADPGHWRPTIGIHGQDVSAHQGNVDWQDQWNEGSRWAYVKASEGNYYLNENYAQQYDGSRNVGMVRGAYHFAIPNWSSGADQARYFVANGGGWTADGYTLPPVLDIEYNPYAGRTINGFYFGNTCYNMSKAQLGQWAADFGNTVKALTGRFPVIYSTTDWWNTCVGNSTFGSYPLWIASYWNNPTNSPGSLPASWGDYTMWQYSSTGPFEGDSNIFNGSYDQLRTFARGASAPSNPSIKSGADLLATSSTGRLDAFPADGSGRITGPVAIGSGWTGAKSLYVVDWNQDGVQDILSQWSDGTLRVFRGAPGGGFYAPLQVGSGWQEMSLTVGWWNSKDGYPGVIGQDYLGNLYRYPNTGGGTLGNGVLIGTGFSGHQLNQIDFDGDGSQDILTRTSDGTLRLYRSNGLGSFLNEAAQVIGSGWNGMTSVSSAIGFSGAGSQGLHARTANGDLYYYPAVSGAWGNRSLIGLGWDDAIRISDAPLDVETTLGIDQEDVVAVRADANLYRYPGTGTTALLPEDLMGTGWAGLKAGFVTDWNGDGALDIVAQWSDGRLNVYPGRTGSGFGTPIALGSNWKDWTLSVGTWKKADAHPGLVGYDSTGRLYYFSNPTGKTVSTGISIGVGWSGLDIAQMDFDKDSNADLLAKNPAGDLKLYRSNGTGNFMQEPAAVVGTGWNVVTSFGAVRGFAGAGSSGVIARTTAGELRYYPVGSNRSWGTTTRIGTGWNSLTILAPAAK; encoded by the coding sequence ATGACAAGAACCCCCGTAAAGACGGTCCGTCGCATGCCGCTTGCAAGGACTGGAATCGCCCTTTGTCTGGTCCTCCTTGCCGGGACTTTTCCCGGCATTCCTGCATGGGCGGAGGACTCCGGCCCTCGGCCAGCGCCAGCCCCGATCGCCGAACAGAAGTCGCCAGCGACGACTCCACTTCTGCCATCGACAGACTCCGGGGCCCTCCCCGCGGAAAGCGCACCGCCGGTGACGAACCAGCAGCAGGTGCCAACCGCCGTCGAGCCTTCACCTGCTGTTGCTCCGCAGCCGGCCAACGGCCCCTCTATGGACGATCCAGCTGGGCTGCCAACCGCCAAGGCAATGCCCGGCAATGCTCCGGACGCCGAGAGCATGAAGGCAGCAATGCGAGCCGCGATTCCAGCGGGCGGGGCAGAAATGGGTCAGCGCTCACCCAGGGTCACCGCGGCAAAGCAAGGCAACGGAAATTCAGGGCCTGCTGGCTCACGCACAGTGGGGCAGGTGGTGCCGATGGACGCTGACCCGGGTCACTGGAGGCCAACCATCGGTATCCATGGACAGGACGTCAGCGCGCACCAGGGCAACGTCGACTGGCAGGACCAATGGAACGAAGGATCCCGCTGGGCTTACGTCAAGGCCTCCGAGGGCAACTATTACCTGAACGAAAACTATGCACAGCAATATGACGGCTCGCGGAACGTCGGTATGGTTCGTGGCGCCTATCACTTCGCCATTCCAAACTGGTCTTCGGGTGCGGACCAGGCGAGATACTTCGTAGCGAACGGCGGCGGATGGACTGCAGACGGTTACACGCTTCCTCCTGTCCTGGACATCGAATACAACCCCTACGCTGGACGCACCATCAATGGCTTCTATTTCGGCAACACGTGCTACAACATGTCAAAGGCGCAACTTGGGCAGTGGGCTGCCGATTTCGGCAACACGGTCAAAGCCCTGACGGGGCGCTTTCCGGTCATTTACAGCACCACGGATTGGTGGAATACGTGCGTAGGCAACTCCACGTTCGGGAGCTACCCGCTGTGGATCGCGTCGTACTGGAACAACCCCACGAATTCTCCTGGATCTTTACCGGCCAGTTGGGGCGACTACACCATGTGGCAGTACAGCAGCACCGGGCCGTTTGAAGGTGATTCCAACATCTTCAACGGCAGCTACGATCAGCTGCGGACGTTCGCCCGTGGTGCCTCAGCCCCTTCCAACCCGTCCATCAAGTCCGGCGCCGACCTCCTGGCCACAAGCTCGACGGGCCGGCTCGATGCATTTCCAGCCGACGGCAGTGGCCGGATCACTGGTCCTGTGGCCATCGGTTCGGGGTGGACCGGTGCAAAATCGCTGTACGTCGTTGATTGGAACCAGGACGGCGTCCAGGACATTCTTTCGCAGTGGTCCGACGGGACACTGAGAGTCTTCCGCGGCGCTCCCGGCGGGGGCTTTTATGCTCCCCTCCAAGTCGGTTCCGGCTGGCAGGAAATGTCCCTGACGGTCGGGTGGTGGAACTCCAAAGACGGCTATCCGGGCGTAATAGGACAGGACTACCTGGGCAATTTGTACCGGTACCCGAACACGGGAGGTGGAACGCTGGGAAATGGGGTGCTGATCGGGACCGGCTTCAGCGGCCACCAGTTGAACCAGATCGACTTCGATGGCGACGGTAGCCAGGACATCCTCACGCGCACCTCCGATGGCACCCTTCGCCTTTATCGTTCGAACGGCTTGGGCAGCTTCCTCAACGAAGCCGCCCAAGTAATTGGTTCCGGATGGAATGGCATGACGTCGGTAAGTTCAGCGATCGGCTTCAGCGGGGCCGGGTCCCAGGGACTCCATGCCCGCACCGCCAACGGCGACCTCTACTATTACCCGGCGGTCTCGGGTGCGTGGGGCAACCGCAGCCTCATCGGACTTGGCTGGGATGACGCGATCCGGATCAGCGACGCTCCCCTGGATGTTGAGACAACACTCGGCATCGACCAGGAGGATGTGGTCGCGGTCCGTGCCGATGCCAACCTCTACCGCTATCCCGGTACGGGTACCACGGCGCTCCTGCCGGAGGATCTCATGGGAACAGGGTGGGCCGGCCTGAAGGCCGGGTTCGTCACGGATTGGAACGGGGACGGCGCCTTGGACATCGTGGCGCAATGGTCCGACGGCCGGCTAAACGTCTACCCGGGCAGGACTGGCAGCGGTTTTGGGACCCCCATCGCCCTCGGCAGCAATTGGAAGGACTGGACGCTAAGCGTTGGGACATGGAAAAAGGCCGATGCACACCCCGGTCTCGTAGGATACGACTCCACGGGTCGCCTGTACTACTTCAGCAACCCCACCGGGAAGACCGTGTCCACCGGTATCTCCATTGGAGTCGGTTGGAGCGGTTTGGACATAGCGCAAATGGACTTTGACAAAGACTCAAATGCCGATCTCCTGGCCAAAAACCCAGCTGGCGATCTGAAACTGTACCGTTCCAACGGCACCGGCAACTTCATGCAGGAACCTGCAGCGGTGGTCGGAACAGGGTGGAACGTCGTTACGAGTTTCGGTGCGGTCCGCGGATTTGCCGGAGCCGGCTCCAGCGGTGTCATCGCCCGGACCACCGCTGGCGAGCTGCGGTACTACCCTGTGGGTTCGAACAGGTCGTGGGGAACAACAACCCGCATCGGTACAGGCTGGAATTCCCTGACCATTCTGGCACCCGCGGCAAAATAG